Proteins from a genomic interval of Sphingobacterium sp. SYP-B4668:
- a CDS encoding aminopeptidase C, translating to MNWNKTLVLAASLFVASFHVQAQDNLINALKANQNDNSKSGFTFTEVINLANTSIKDQGSSGTCWSYSGNSFLESEMIRMGKKPVEISQIFSARNTYLEKAKTYVRLHGGLSLGEGGQFHDVLNAYRKYGALPQEVYTGLHYGANRNNFGEMTNMLDAMIGTFVKAKKLTPNWEKAYAAAMDSYLGEVPKEFDYQGKTYTAKTFADQVIGINPDDYIGLASVTDQPFYKKFVLLIPDNWSFDSFYNVQMNDLTSVIDNALAKGYTVAWATDVSEKGFSWKNGIAYVPEKPVEEMTETERQSMFVGPKPEAKITSDQRQQAFDDYSTTDDHGMHIVGLVKDQNGKEYYIVKNSWGTSNDYKGYLYASKEFVRYKTTSLLIHKDGIQKDLRSKMGF from the coding sequence ATGAATTGGAATAAAACCCTTGTACTTGCTGCTTCTCTATTTGTCGCATCTTTTCACGTTCAAGCACAAGACAATCTCATCAATGCTTTAAAGGCAAATCAAAATGACAACAGCAAGTCCGGATTTACTTTTACCGAAGTAATCAATCTTGCCAATACATCAATCAAAGATCAAGGCTCATCTGGTACATGTTGGTCCTACTCGGGAAATTCATTTTTAGAGTCTGAAATGATTCGTATGGGCAAAAAACCGGTTGAAATTTCTCAAATTTTCTCGGCTCGCAATACTTACCTAGAAAAAGCTAAGACTTATGTACGACTACATGGAGGGCTATCCTTAGGTGAAGGTGGCCAATTTCATGATGTATTGAACGCATATCGTAAATATGGTGCATTACCGCAGGAAGTATATACTGGCTTACACTATGGGGCTAATCGCAATAATTTCGGAGAGATGACGAATATGCTAGACGCTATGATCGGCACATTTGTTAAAGCAAAGAAACTAACACCGAATTGGGAAAAAGCATATGCAGCCGCAATGGACAGCTATTTAGGAGAAGTACCGAAGGAATTTGACTACCAAGGAAAAACTTACACCGCTAAAACATTTGCAGATCAAGTAATAGGTATCAATCCAGACGACTATATCGGACTTGCATCGGTCACCGATCAACCTTTCTATAAGAAATTCGTTTTATTGATTCCTGACAATTGGTCTTTTGACAGCTTTTATAATGTACAGATGAATGACTTAACCTCTGTCATCGACAACGCTCTGGCTAAAGGATATACCGTGGCTTGGGCAACAGATGTGTCGGAAAAGGGATTTAGCTGGAAGAATGGGATCGCTTACGTCCCAGAAAAGCCCGTTGAAGAAATGACTGAAACGGAAAGACAGTCTATGTTTGTAGGCCCAAAACCAGAAGCTAAAATCACATCTGATCAGAGACAACAGGCTTTTGATGACTATAGCACGACCGATGACCATGGTATGCATATTGTTGGATTGGTGAAAGACCAAAATGGCAAAGAATACTATATCGTTAAAAATTCATGGGGTACTTCTAATGATTATAAAGGATATCTTTACGCTAGTAAGGAATTTGTTCGTTACAAAACTACTTCTTTATTGATACACAAAGACGGCATCCAGAAGGACTTGAGGTCTAAAATGGGCTTCTAG
- a CDS encoding DUF3109 family protein, translating into MIEVGSVLVHEDLIENDFVCNLSKCKGACCIEGDAGAPLKENELAILEEIYPKVKPYMTEKGIMAVEEYGTHVIDMDGDLTTPCVDGNKECAYVTWENGVTKCAIEKAYELGDIHWKKPISCHLYPIRTTAYPEFDVLHYDRWHICKDACSFGKELQVPVYKFLKDPLIREYGEEWYQELENTVASL; encoded by the coding sequence ATGATAGAAGTAGGAAGTGTACTCGTACACGAAGATTTGATTGAAAATGATTTTGTATGTAATCTTTCAAAATGTAAAGGAGCATGTTGCATTGAAGGAGATGCTGGTGCCCCTCTTAAGGAGAATGAACTTGCCATTTTGGAAGAAATCTATCCTAAAGTCAAACCCTATATGACTGAGAAGGGTATTATGGCTGTAGAAGAATATGGAACGCATGTAATTGATATGGATGGTGACCTCACTACTCCTTGCGTAGATGGGAATAAAGAATGTGCTTATGTGACCTGGGAAAATGGGGTGACCAAATGTGCAATTGAAAAAGCCTATGAACTGGGTGACATTCACTGGAAAAAGCCGATCTCCTGTCACCTCTACCCTATTCGAACTACCGCTTATCCAGAGTTTGATGTGTTGCATTATGACCGATGGCATATTTGTAAAGATGCGTGTTCATTTGGCAAGGAATTGCAAGTTCCGGTGTACAAATTTTTGAAAGATCCACTGATCCGCGAATATGGTGAAGAATGGTATCAAGAATTAGAGAATACTGTAGCATCATTATAA
- a CDS encoding polyprenyl synthetase family protein, which translates to MLKLNDIQKPIATELAAFEHKFKASMQSSVPLLDRITHYIVKRKGKQMRPMFVFFSAGLCGSINESTYRGASLVELLHTASLVHDDVVDNANERRGFFSVNALWKNKVAVLVGDFLLSKGLLLSVEHNDFHLLKIVSEAVEQMSEGELLQIEKARKLDIEESVYFEVIRQKTASLIASCCACGAASTGADTELVKQMHAFGEKVGIAFQIKDDLFDFGLDDVGKPLGNDIKEKKMTLPLIHALQQTDKAEKRRIINLVKNHNEDHKKVAEVIEFVRSSGGLDYATTKMLEYQQEAFDILKSFPEGAYKTGLEQLVRYTTERKK; encoded by the coding sequence ATGCTCAAATTAAACGATATCCAGAAGCCTATAGCCACTGAATTGGCGGCTTTTGAACATAAATTTAAAGCCTCTATGCAAAGTTCGGTTCCTTTGCTGGATAGGATAACGCATTATATTGTCAAACGTAAAGGCAAACAAATGCGTCCTATGTTCGTTTTCTTCTCAGCGGGGCTTTGTGGGTCTATCAATGAATCTACATATAGAGGCGCTTCATTGGTAGAATTATTACATACGGCTTCTCTCGTACACGATGACGTGGTAGATAACGCAAATGAACGAAGAGGTTTTTTTTCTGTAAATGCACTATGGAAAAATAAGGTCGCTGTGTTAGTTGGAGACTTTCTCTTGTCTAAGGGCTTACTCCTATCTGTAGAGCACAATGACTTCCATCTTTTGAAGATTGTATCAGAAGCTGTGGAGCAGATGAGTGAGGGGGAGTTACTTCAAATCGAAAAGGCTAGAAAACTGGACATTGAGGAAAGTGTTTATTTCGAAGTAATCAGGCAAAAAACAGCTTCTTTGATTGCCTCTTGCTGTGCATGTGGAGCAGCATCAACTGGTGCCGACACCGAACTTGTGAAACAAATGCATGCCTTCGGAGAAAAAGTAGGTATTGCATTTCAAATCAAAGATGACCTGTTCGACTTTGGATTGGACGATGTAGGTAAACCTCTTGGAAATGATATTAAAGAAAAAAAAATGACGTTACCTTTGATACATGCACTCCAACAAACGGACAAAGCGGAGAAGCGTCGCATCATAAACTTGGTCAAAAATCACAATGAAGACCATAAAAAAGTGGCAGAAGTGATTGAATTCGTGAGAAGTAGCGGCGGATTGGATTATGCAACGACAAAGATGTTAGAATATCAACAGGAAGCCTTTGATATTTTAAAATCTTTTCCGGAAGGAGCATATAAAACAGGATTAGAGCAATTAGTAAGGTACACTACAGAAAGAAAAAAATAA
- a CDS encoding DUF3108 domain-containing protein — MKRTFTLLLLVLSSMTCALAQSLPYLKESAYQAGEKLEYKLKYGIISAASGTLIVSDSKLRFSNPKTFQLTALGQTSGAFSVFYTVKNKYNSYVDGSTFLPYLYTEDIHEGSYTRQDYVTFEQNTQSIKGKKGNFKSPTAQTFDLLSAYYFSRNLDLSKLKIGDSFKITYFLNDEVATLGIKYLGIETIKTKLGSLECIKFSPEIKPGRIFKKDSQLYLWVTNDGNRIPVKAEVEILIGSVTMELHKASGLKHPLGKRVSYSK, encoded by the coding sequence ATGAAAAGAACCTTTACGCTACTACTTCTTGTCTTATCCAGCATGACCTGTGCCTTAGCACAGAGTCTACCCTATCTGAAGGAATCGGCCTATCAAGCCGGTGAAAAACTGGAGTATAAATTGAAATACGGCATTATATCTGCTGCGAGTGGCACACTGATAGTGTCCGATTCAAAATTGAGATTCAGTAATCCTAAGACTTTTCAACTTACAGCACTTGGACAAACATCTGGAGCATTCTCGGTATTCTATACAGTAAAAAACAAATACAATTCTTATGTAGATGGAAGCACGTTCCTTCCGTACTTATATACAGAAGATATACATGAAGGCAGTTATACAAGACAGGATTATGTCACTTTTGAGCAAAATACACAATCTATAAAAGGGAAAAAGGGGAATTTCAAAAGTCCTACTGCTCAAACATTTGACCTCCTATCTGCTTATTATTTTTCTAGGAATTTGGACCTATCCAAATTAAAGATTGGCGACTCATTTAAGATTACCTATTTCCTGAACGATGAGGTCGCAACTTTGGGCATAAAATACTTGGGAATTGAAACAATAAAAACAAAACTTGGAAGCCTAGAGTGTATCAAATTCAGTCCTGAGATTAAACCCGGACGTATATTTAAAAAAGACAGTCAATTATACCTCTGGGTAACTAACGATGGCAACCGTATCCCAGTAAAAGCTGAGGTAGAAATATTAATTGGTTCGGTAACAATGGAACTGCACAAAGCTAGTGGATTGAAACATCCACTAGGCAAACGCGTAAGCTATTCAAAATAA
- a CDS encoding TerC/Alx family metal homeostasis membrane protein, translated as MSHELMFFGGFIIFIILMLAIDLGLFSKGDKPISLKAAAIMSAIWVLFALGFFVVLKIWGNELHNAHDIASLQDVIAKHYHNIKINTNDLAGSIKIYNDNLALEYITGYVVEYALSVDNIFVMVLLFHSFGIPEKYYHKVLVWGILGAVILRCIFIFVGAALIAKFGWILYVFGAFLVYTGITMYINRNQEEEVDPQTHPVVKFASKYFKVYPKIEHGNFFHIENGIRYVTPLFLVLLAIEFTDLIFAVDSIPAIFSVTKDPYIVFFSNIFAILGLRSMFFLLVNIIHKFHYLKVGLAFLLVFIGVKMLLHSWLEKLGFTTSHSLIIIIGILVLSVIASLMFPKKNNDPALK; from the coding sequence ATGAGTCACGAATTAATGTTTTTTGGAGGATTTATTATCTTCATCATCCTTATGCTGGCAATAGACCTAGGTCTATTCTCGAAAGGAGACAAACCAATATCGCTTAAAGCTGCGGCAATCATGAGCGCAATATGGGTGCTTTTTGCGTTAGGATTCTTTGTAGTGCTAAAAATATGGGGAAACGAACTACACAATGCCCATGATATAGCGAGTCTACAAGATGTAATCGCCAAACATTACCACAATATCAAGATAAATACGAATGACCTAGCAGGAAGCATTAAGATATACAATGATAACTTGGCATTAGAGTACATAACTGGTTATGTAGTTGAATATGCACTTTCTGTGGATAATATTTTTGTAATGGTGCTTTTGTTCCATTCCTTTGGGATACCTGAAAAGTATTACCACAAGGTATTGGTATGGGGTATTCTAGGGGCTGTAATTTTGAGATGTATCTTCATATTCGTAGGCGCCGCCCTAATCGCAAAATTTGGATGGATATTGTATGTATTTGGCGCATTCTTAGTCTATACAGGAATCACGATGTACATCAATCGGAATCAAGAAGAGGAAGTGGACCCCCAAACACATCCTGTTGTTAAATTTGCGTCAAAGTACTTCAAAGTATATCCAAAAATCGAACATGGAAACTTTTTTCACATCGAAAATGGCATCCGCTATGTCACACCTTTGTTTTTAGTGTTGCTAGCTATTGAATTCACCGATCTTATCTTTGCGGTAGATTCAATTCCGGCAATTTTCTCGGTAACGAAAGACCCATATATTGTATTCTTTTCAAATATATTTGCTATCCTAGGGTTGAGGTCGATGTTCTTCCTATTGGTGAACATCATCCACAAGTTCCATTACCTAAAGGTTGGGTTGGCATTCCTTTTGGTATTCATCGGCGTAAAAATGCTCTTGCATAGTTGGTTAGAGAAACTAGGTTTTACCACCTCTCATTCGTTAATCATCATTATCGGTATATTGGTCCTGAGCGTCATTGCCTCATTAATGTTTCCGAAAAAGAACAATGATCCCGCACTGAAATAA